From one Salinibacterium hongtaonis genomic stretch:
- the infC gene encoding translation initiation factor IF-3 — MLPLVATASAAGQAKTCLTEEFRISDPRTNDRIRVPEVRLVGPGGEQVGVVRIEEALRLAQEADLDLVEVAPNSKPPVAKIMDFGKFKYETAQKAKEAKRNQSNTILKEVRFRLKIDKHDYETKRKRAEGFLKQGDKVKAMILFRGREQSRPDQGVRLLQRFAEDVAEWGSVESSPTIDGRNMVMVIGPLKTKAEAKAEADARKSASRPARGERSESHDDHDDHDDHDEDDLDDEVVDDDAQSGADIESK, encoded by the coding sequence ATTCTTCCTCTCGTCGCCACGGCATCCGCCGCAGGCCAGGCAAAGACATGTCTTACAGAGGAGTTCCGCATCAGCGATCCCAGAACGAATGACCGAATCCGCGTCCCCGAGGTTCGTCTAGTTGGCCCGGGGGGCGAGCAGGTCGGCGTCGTCCGCATCGAAGAGGCGCTGCGTCTTGCCCAGGAGGCAGACCTGGATTTGGTTGAGGTTGCTCCCAACTCCAAGCCTCCCGTCGCCAAGATCATGGATTTCGGCAAGTTCAAGTACGAGACCGCGCAGAAGGCCAAGGAGGCCAAGCGCAACCAGTCGAACACGATCCTCAAAGAGGTTCGGTTCCGCCTCAAGATCGATAAGCACGACTACGAGACCAAGCGCAAGCGCGCCGAGGGCTTCCTCAAGCAGGGTGACAAGGTCAAGGCCATGATCCTGTTCCGTGGTCGCGAGCAGTCGCGTCCAGACCAGGGTGTGCGTCTTTTGCAGCGTTTCGCTGAAGACGTCGCAGAGTGGGGTTCGGTCGAGTCCAGCCCCACGATCGATGGCCGCAACATGGTTATGGTGATCGGCCCGCTCAAGACCAAGGCTGAGGCCAAGGCGGAGGCGGATGCTCGCAAGTCGGCATCAAGGCCCGCTCGTGGAGAGCGGTCAGAGTCGCACGACGACCACGACGACCATGACGACCACGACGAAGACGACCTCGATGACGAGGTTGTCGACGATGACGCCCAGTCGGGCGCCGACATCGAGTCTAAATAG
- the rpmI gene encoding 50S ribosomal protein L35: protein MPKQKTHSGAKKRFKVTGSGKVMKQQAGMRHNLEVKSGQRKRRLNADQVLAPQDAKVIKRLLGKAGR from the coding sequence ATGCCCAAGCAGAAGACCCACTCAGGGGCCAAGAAGCGTTTCAAGGTCACCGGCAGCGGCAAGGTCATGAAGCAGCAGGCTGGCATGCGCCACAACCTGGAGGTCAAGTCGGGCCAGCGCAAGCGCCGCCTGAACGCAGACCAGGTCCTGGCGCCGCAGGACGCCAAGGTCATCAAGCGCCTTCTTGGCAAAGCCGGCCGCTGA
- the rplT gene encoding 50S ribosomal protein L20, which yields MARVKRAVNAHKKRRVILERASGYRGQRSRLYRKAKEQVTHSLVYSYRDRRARKGDFRRLWIQRINAASRANGLTYNRFIQGLGIAGVEVDRRMLADLAVTDPKTFAAIVATAKAALPADTSAPKVSA from the coding sequence ATGGCAAGAGTAAAGCGGGCAGTCAACGCCCACAAGAAGCGTCGGGTAATCCTCGAGCGCGCCAGCGGTTACCGCGGCCAGCGTTCGCGTCTCTACCGCAAGGCCAAGGAGCAGGTCACCCACTCCCTGGTCTACTCGTACCGTGACCGCCGTGCCCGCAAGGGTGACTTCCGTCGCCTGTGGATCCAGCGCATCAACGCTGCATCGCGCGCCAACGGCCTCACCTACAACCGTTTCATCCAGGGACTCGGCATTGCCGGTGTCGAGGTTGACCGTCGTATGCTCGCTGACCTTGCTGTCACCGACCCGAAGACGTTTGCCGCGATCGTCGCGACGGCCAAGGCAGCACTGCCCGCCGACACGTCGGCCCCCAAGGTTTCGGCCTAA
- a CDS encoding TrmH family RNA methyltransferase codes for MLDNPRSPRVRGVAKLRKRDARSETGLFLLEGPQAVAEALAWRPELLVELFATPTALDRHPGIAEGAGEAGLEIEFVTEQVLDAMADTVTPQGVVAVCKQFPTSVKDILAPDADGAFPRLIVILEEVRDPGNAGTIIRAADAAGADGVILSGRSVDLYNPKVVRSTTGSLFHIPVAVGAEFETLRERVRGADLQILAADIKGEDLLAARSEGVLDEPTAWLFGNEARGLSDEHLALADRAIVVPIYGRAESMNLSTAASVCLYESAFAHRTAAAD; via the coding sequence ATGCTAGACAACCCACGTTCACCTCGTGTGCGCGGCGTTGCGAAGCTCCGCAAGAGAGACGCCCGGTCAGAGACCGGGCTCTTTCTTTTGGAGGGACCGCAGGCCGTTGCCGAGGCTCTTGCCTGGCGTCCGGAGCTCCTTGTTGAGCTGTTCGCGACGCCCACCGCCCTCGACCGTCACCCCGGCATCGCCGAGGGGGCGGGCGAGGCGGGGCTGGAGATCGAGTTCGTCACCGAACAGGTGCTCGATGCGATGGCAGACACCGTGACGCCCCAGGGTGTTGTGGCGGTGTGTAAGCAGTTCCCGACCTCCGTCAAAGACATCCTCGCGCCTGACGCTGACGGGGCTTTCCCCCGGCTCATTGTGATCCTCGAAGAGGTGCGTGATCCCGGCAATGCAGGCACGATCATCCGAGCTGCCGATGCTGCCGGGGCGGATGGAGTGATCCTCAGCGGCCGTTCGGTTGACCTGTACAACCCCAAGGTTGTGCGCTCGACGACGGGTTCGCTTTTTCATATTCCTGTTGCCGTTGGTGCAGAATTCGAGACCCTGCGCGAACGCGTGCGGGGTGCGGACCTGCAGATCCTCGCCGCCGACATCAAGGGCGAAGACCTCCTCGCTGCACGCTCAGAAGGCGTGCTTGACGAGCCGACGGCGTGGCTTTTTGGCAACGAGGCTCGCGGCCTCAGCGACGAGCACCTAGCTCTTGCCGACCGTGCGATTGTTGTTCCCATTTACGGCAGGGCGGAGTCGATGAACCTCTCGACGGCGGCATCCGTGTGCCTCTACGAGAGCGCTTTTGCCCACCGAACGGCCGCGGCAGACTGA
- a CDS encoding amino acid ABC transporter ATP-binding protein, whose translation MTSNDAAAARDLPQFETTSNPILAAPGEPLVIVENVEKHYGDFHALKNINLTVNKGEVVVVIGPSGSGKSTLCRTINRLETITSGEIRIDGKELPSEGKTLAALRADVGMVFQSFNLFAHMSVLRNITLGPTKVRGRAKAEAEAEARALLDRVGVLEQADKMPAQLSGGQQQRVAIARALAMKPKVMLFDEPTSALDPEMINEVLDVMVKLASEGMTMIVVTHEMGFARRAADRVVFMADGEIVEEATPHEFFTNPKSDRAKDFLSKLLTN comes from the coding sequence ATGACGTCGAACGATGCAGCGGCCGCCCGCGATTTGCCGCAGTTTGAGACAACGAGTAATCCGATTCTTGCGGCACCGGGTGAGCCCCTGGTTATCGTCGAAAACGTAGAAAAGCACTACGGGGATTTTCACGCCCTCAAGAACATCAACCTCACGGTGAACAAGGGTGAGGTCGTTGTCGTGATCGGGCCGTCGGGCTCGGGAAAATCTACGCTGTGCCGCACAATCAACCGTCTTGAGACGATCACGTCGGGTGAGATTCGCATTGATGGCAAAGAGCTGCCATCGGAGGGCAAGACCCTCGCGGCCCTGCGGGCCGATGTCGGCATGGTGTTTCAGTCGTTCAATCTCTTCGCCCACATGTCGGTGCTGCGCAACATCACACTGGGGCCCACCAAGGTGCGCGGACGGGCCAAGGCGGAGGCGGAGGCGGAGGCGCGCGCCCTGCTCGATCGCGTGGGTGTCCTCGAGCAGGCCGACAAGATGCCGGCACAGCTCTCCGGCGGGCAGCAGCAGCGCGTGGCAATCGCCAGGGCTCTTGCGATGAAGCCCAAGGTCATGCTGTTCGATGAGCCGACCTCCGCGCTTGACCCCGAGATGATCAATGAGGTCCTCGACGTCATGGTCAAGCTCGCCTCCGAGGGTATGACGATGATCGTCGTTACTCATGAGATGGGCTTCGCTCGCAGGGCAGCAGATCGGGTCGTATTCATGGCTGATGGAGAGATCGTAGAAGAGGCAACGCCGCACGAGTTCTTCACCAATCCGAAGAGCGACCGCGCGAAAGACTTTCTCTCCAAGCTCCTCACGAACTGA
- a CDS encoding glutamate ABC transporter substrate-binding protein: MHKKTPFVAALAAAALVLTGCAGGSDTADDSGDVSNDLFEIASNVDLEGSPTYDKMVEQGKIIIGVKEDQPGLGYLDAATGERTGFDIEIARWIAASLGFGEDEIEFKAIPSANRESAIVNGDIDIYVGTYSITDKRKEQIDFAGPYFVTGQGILVAADNTDIESEEDLAGKTVCSATGSTPIQNIKANFPDTKTTEFDTYSQCVEALNDGQVDAVTTDQAILIGYAAQDPDNLKVVGETFTVEEYGVGLPKGDTALRTFINDLFTDGGDVWQGIYDETLGVSGTDVEQPEVNNY, translated from the coding sequence ATGCACAAGAAAACCCCATTTGTCGCTGCGCTGGCCGCAGCGGCGCTCGTGCTCACGGGATGCGCTGGAGGCAGCGACACCGCGGACGACAGCGGCGATGTAAGCAACGATCTGTTCGAAATTGCGAGCAACGTCGATCTTGAGGGCAGCCCGACCTACGACAAGATGGTCGAGCAGGGAAAGATCATCATCGGTGTCAAGGAGGACCAGCCGGGTCTCGGCTACCTCGACGCAGCAACGGGTGAGCGCACCGGTTTTGATATCGAGATTGCGCGCTGGATTGCGGCCTCCCTCGGTTTTGGCGAAGACGAAATCGAGTTCAAGGCGATTCCTAGCGCCAACCGCGAGTCCGCGATCGTGAATGGCGACATCGATATCTACGTCGGCACATACTCGATCACCGACAAGCGCAAGGAACAGATCGACTTCGCCGGTCCGTACTTCGTTACGGGTCAGGGAATCCTGGTCGCCGCCGATAACACGGATATCGAGAGCGAAGAGGACCTCGCTGGCAAGACCGTGTGTTCCGCGACGGGATCAACCCCGATTCAGAACATCAAGGCAAACTTCCCCGACACCAAGACCACAGAGTTCGACACGTACTCGCAGTGCGTCGAGGCGCTGAACGATGGTCAGGTAGACGCAGTCACGACCGACCAGGCAATCCTCATCGGCTACGCCGCTCAGGACCCGGACAACCTCAAGGTTGTCGGTGAGACCTTCACCGTTGAGGAATACGGCGTCGGCCTGCCCAAGGGTGACACGGCTCTGCGTACCTTCATCAACGACCTCTTCACCGACGGTGGGGATGTCTGGCAGGGAATCTACGACGAGACCCTCGGTGTTTCGGGTACGGACGTCGAGCAGCCTGAGGTCAACAACTACTAG
- a CDS encoding amino acid ABC transporter permease: MDVLLNNLDIFVEGFKNTIILFVVSAVLALVLGTIVGAMRVSPVPVMRAVGTFYVNLVRNTPLTLLMFFFAFGYPKLQLGNLSFTTLAIIALSLYTATYVAEVLRSGFNTVPVGQAEAARAIGLSFGPTMSLVILPQAFRAVIPPMMSVFIALLKNTTVAAGFSVAEAGTIRSYLAERGEPAIIVLLWVAAIFIVLVSILSVIQRRLEVRWRVAR; the protein is encoded by the coding sequence GTGGATGTTCTCCTCAACAACCTCGACATCTTTGTCGAGGGGTTCAAGAACACGATCATCCTGTTCGTCGTGTCGGCGGTTCTCGCCCTCGTGCTGGGCACGATCGTCGGTGCCATGCGGGTCTCGCCCGTGCCTGTTATGCGCGCGGTCGGCACGTTCTATGTGAACCTGGTGCGCAACACCCCGCTGACGCTCCTCATGTTCTTCTTTGCCTTTGGCTACCCCAAGCTTCAGCTGGGAAACCTTTCGTTCACCACGCTGGCAATCATCGCCCTCAGCCTCTACACGGCCACGTACGTCGCCGAGGTGCTCCGGTCGGGGTTCAACACCGTTCCCGTCGGTCAGGCGGAGGCCGCCCGAGCGATCGGCCTGTCGTTCGGCCCCACGATGTCCCTTGTCATCCTGCCCCAGGCATTCCGTGCAGTGATCCCGCCGATGATGAGCGTTTTCATCGCCCTCCTCAAGAACACAACGGTTGCTGCCGGGTTCTCTGTGGCTGAGGCGGGAACGATCCGGTCGTACCTCGCCGAGCGGGGCGAGCCAGCCATCATTGTGCTGCTCTGGGTCGCTGCGATCTTCATTGTGCTCGTGAGCATCCTCTCGGTCATCCAAAGAAGACTCGAAGTTCGATGGAGGGTAGCGCGATGA
- a CDS encoding amino acid ABC transporter permease, translated as MTSVLYDVPGPRAIRRNRILAVLTVIVVLAVVGFVVYRFAATGQFTADKWRLFTYPLVWENVWAATLRTLSAFGAAAVLSIVLGLVLSIGRVSVHAWIRVPVMLFTELFRAVPVLILMMIMYYGLPPLGVTFVTPFVAVVTGLTLYNGSVLAEVFRAGIESLPKGQTEAGYAIGMRKSAVMLYIQYPQAVRAMLPVIISQLVVVLKDTALGFIVTFQELLYLAKFYGAQVTFGSPIIPSTIVFGTIYILLCLALSGVAKWVEIRTRRSPRIARQIKAIPAVPGVGVGGAGVID; from the coding sequence ATGACCAGCGTTTTGTACGACGTCCCTGGCCCGCGAGCGATTCGACGCAATCGCATCCTCGCCGTTCTCACGGTGATCGTGGTGCTCGCGGTCGTGGGCTTTGTGGTCTATCGATTCGCCGCTACCGGTCAGTTCACCGCCGACAAATGGCGCCTCTTTACCTACCCGCTCGTGTGGGAGAACGTGTGGGCGGCCACGCTGCGCACACTTTCGGCCTTTGGGGCCGCCGCTGTGCTCAGCATCGTGCTCGGTCTCGTGCTCTCCATCGGGCGAGTCTCCGTTCACGCATGGATTCGTGTCCCCGTGATGTTGTTCACGGAGTTGTTCAGAGCCGTCCCCGTGCTCATCTTGATGATGATCATGTACTACGGTCTCCCGCCGCTCGGAGTCACGTTTGTGACACCGTTCGTGGCCGTTGTCACTGGCCTCACGCTCTATAACGGATCCGTTCTCGCTGAGGTTTTCCGCGCGGGAATCGAGTCTCTGCCGAAGGGGCAAACCGAGGCGGGATACGCGATCGGCATGCGCAAGAGTGCCGTGATGCTGTACATCCAGTATCCCCAGGCGGTCAGGGCGATGCTTCCGGTGATCATTTCGCAGCTGGTGGTCGTTCTCAAGGACACGGCGCTCGGCTTTATCGTCACGTTCCAAGAGCTGCTCTACCTCGCCAAGTTCTATGGCGCGCAGGTGACGTTCGGTTCGCCGATCATCCCGTCAACCATCGTCTTCGGAACCATTTACATCCTCTTGTGTCTCGCGCTTTCTGGCGTCGCCAAGTGGGTGGAGATCCGCACCCGTCGCAGCCCGCGCATCGCCAGGCAGATCAAGGCGATTCCCGCCGTGCCGGGAGTCGGGGTGGGCGGAGCCGGCGTCATCGACTAG
- the pheS gene encoding phenylalanine--tRNA ligase subunit alpha, with protein MSELLITEDSVAQAVDAALAAIAAADDSASLKAVRSAHLGEGSPLAKLNASLRSVPNDQKAALGKLVGQARGRVNQAFTEQESEISAAEETEKLAAEAVDVTALPSRWTAGARHPLPLLMERMSDIFVGMGWEVAEGPELENEWFNFDALNFDEDHPARAMQDTFFVEPLDSHLVMRTHTSPVQVRSLLGRELPLYVVAPGRTFRTDELDATHTPVFNQIEGIAVDKGLTMAHLRGTLEHLARAMFGAEAKIRLRPNYFPFTEPSAEMDVWQPNAKGGARWVEWGGCGMVNRNVLRAAGIDPEVYQGFAFGMGIERTLQFRNDMNDMRDMVEGDVRFSQQFGMVV; from the coding sequence GTGTCAGAGCTCCTCATCACAGAAGACAGCGTCGCCCAGGCGGTGGATGCCGCATTAGCGGCAATCGCCGCGGCCGACGACTCCGCATCTCTCAAGGCGGTGCGCTCAGCGCATCTCGGGGAGGGGTCGCCGCTCGCCAAGCTCAACGCTTCGCTGCGCAGTGTGCCGAATGATCAGAAGGCTGCCCTCGGCAAGCTTGTCGGTCAGGCCAGGGGGCGGGTGAACCAGGCGTTCACCGAGCAGGAGTCCGAGATCAGCGCGGCCGAGGAGACAGAAAAGCTCGCGGCTGAAGCCGTCGACGTAACAGCTCTTCCCTCGCGGTGGACCGCGGGAGCACGGCATCCGTTGCCCTTGCTCATGGAGCGCATGTCGGACATCTTCGTCGGCATGGGCTGGGAGGTCGCAGAGGGGCCGGAACTCGAGAACGAGTGGTTCAACTTCGACGCCCTCAACTTTGATGAGGATCACCCCGCCCGCGCAATGCAGGACACCTTCTTCGTCGAGCCCCTCGACTCGCATCTGGTGATGCGCACCCATACGTCACCCGTTCAGGTGCGTTCGCTTCTCGGTCGTGAGCTGCCGCTCTATGTGGTTGCCCCCGGGCGCACGTTCCGCACCGATGAGCTCGACGCCACGCACACGCCTGTCTTCAACCAGATCGAGGGCATTGCGGTCGATAAGGGCCTCACGATGGCCCACCTTCGGGGAACGCTCGAGCACCTTGCGCGCGCGATGTTCGGCGCTGAGGCGAAGATTCGTCTACGCCCGAACTACTTTCCGTTCACCGAGCCCAGCGCCGAGATGGATGTCTGGCAGCCGAACGCCAAGGGTGGCGCTCGGTGGGTTGAGTGGGGCGGATGCGGCATGGTCAATCGCAATGTGCTGCGGGCCGCAGGCATCGATCCTGAGGTTTACCAGGGCTTCGCCTTCGGAATGGGCATCGAGCGCACGCTGCAGTTCCGCAATGACATGAATGACATGCGTGACATGGTCGAGGGCGACGTCCGCTTCTCGCAGCAGTTCGGAATGGTGGTCTGA
- the pheT gene encoding phenylalanine--tRNA ligase subunit beta, with protein MRVPISWLREFVDVPEDATAESIQAALVRVGLEEEDIHRAELTGPIVVGTVLEFADEPQSNGKTIRWCQLDVGEDEPRGVVCGASNFFVGDKVVVSLPGAVLPGPFPIAARKTYGHVSDGMIASSRELGLGDDHEGILRLSELGLDPDNGTDAIALLGLDDYAVEVNVTPDRGYAFSIRGIAREFSNSTGASFHDPALVSALGEIVSEPHSGFSVVINDEAPIRGRVGASTFVTRVVRGIDPSRPTPTWMASRLRLAGVRSVSLAVDITNYVMFELGQPIHGYDLDRLSGGLTVRRAYAGETLLTLDDQTRSLNAEDLVIADESGAIGLAGVMGGAATEISDATTNVLIEAANFDPVSIARTARRHKLPSEASKRFERGVDPLVAEAAAARVAQLLVELAGGTLDELGSSLVNPTPAETISLRAGFVGSLMGVEYTEAEIRDSLIAIGATVGDAPDGSLEVTPPSWRPDLTDEPTLTEEVARLVGYDRIPSVLPVAPPGRGLSREQRLRRSAAQVLAANGVTEIQAYPFVSAATHARFSGDAPAMRLANSLDAEVPLLRRSLLPGLIEATRRNLSRGLTDLALFEVGTVFLPERDKRYGSGPLPAGNVHPGTTRLVELDGSIPPQPWHVGALFVGNRSEKQPGTAAVAVSLVDALDAARQLAAAVGTRFRFEQGSHPAYHPGRTAEIYLGDTVVGIAGELLPALADELDLPRVVAVLELDLSAAIDQSSPDVATHAISSFPAATQDVSLVVPIEIPAASVLAAIEEGAGSLLEHAYLVDDYRGAGIEGGSKSLTFALRFRGADRTLTAAEASESRLAGVAVATERFGATLRE; from the coding sequence ATGCGCGTCCCAATCTCATGGCTTCGTGAGTTCGTCGATGTTCCCGAAGACGCGACGGCCGAGAGCATCCAGGCGGCGCTCGTGCGCGTTGGACTCGAAGAAGAAGACATTCACCGCGCTGAGCTGACCGGCCCCATCGTTGTGGGCACCGTTCTCGAGTTCGCGGACGAGCCGCAAAGCAACGGCAAGACCATTCGCTGGTGCCAGCTCGATGTTGGCGAGGATGAGCCTCGAGGCGTCGTGTGTGGCGCCTCCAACTTCTTCGTCGGAGACAAGGTTGTCGTATCGCTGCCCGGCGCTGTGCTGCCCGGGCCGTTTCCTATCGCAGCACGCAAGACCTACGGTCACGTCAGCGACGGAATGATCGCGTCCTCCCGCGAGCTCGGACTCGGTGACGACCACGAGGGAATCCTGCGGCTTTCCGAGCTGGGGCTTGACCCCGACAACGGTACGGATGCGATCGCACTCCTCGGGCTCGATGACTATGCCGTCGAGGTGAATGTGACGCCCGACCGTGGCTACGCATTCTCCATTCGCGGCATCGCCCGCGAGTTCTCTAACTCGACCGGTGCCTCGTTTCATGACCCTGCCCTGGTTTCGGCGCTGGGCGAGATCGTTTCTGAGCCGCACAGCGGATTCAGCGTTGTGATCAACGACGAGGCGCCCATCCGCGGTCGTGTCGGAGCTTCCACGTTCGTTACCCGCGTAGTTCGCGGAATCGACCCCAGCCGCCCGACGCCAACGTGGATGGCCTCTCGCCTCCGTCTTGCGGGTGTGCGGTCGGTTTCTCTCGCGGTCGACATCACCAACTACGTCATGTTCGAACTGGGACAGCCGATCCACGGTTACGACCTCGACCGTCTTTCTGGTGGGCTTACGGTTCGCCGCGCTTACGCAGGGGAGACCCTGCTCACACTCGACGATCAGACCCGCTCCTTGAACGCCGAGGACCTCGTAATCGCCGATGAGTCTGGCGCTATCGGCCTCGCGGGTGTCATGGGGGGAGCAGCAACCGAGATTTCGGATGCCACGACCAATGTGCTCATCGAGGCAGCAAACTTCGATCCTGTGTCGATCGCCCGTACGGCCCGTCGCCACAAGCTCCCGAGCGAAGCCTCAAAGCGCTTCGAGCGGGGAGTGGATCCGCTTGTCGCCGAGGCCGCAGCGGCCCGGGTCGCTCAGCTCTTGGTTGAACTCGCGGGTGGAACGCTGGACGAGCTCGGCTCCAGCCTGGTCAACCCGACCCCGGCAGAAACGATTTCGCTTCGCGCAGGGTTCGTCGGCTCCCTGATGGGTGTTGAGTACACCGAGGCAGAGATTCGTGATTCTCTCATCGCAATCGGCGCAACGGTCGGTGATGCTCCCGACGGTTCGCTTGAGGTGACCCCGCCGAGTTGGCGCCCCGATCTCACCGACGAGCCCACTCTCACAGAAGAGGTCGCCAGGCTGGTCGGATACGACCGCATCCCGTCGGTGCTTCCCGTGGCGCCGCCCGGGCGCGGACTCTCCCGCGAGCAGCGTCTTCGTCGCTCGGCGGCACAAGTACTCGCGGCCAACGGCGTCACCGAGATTCAGGCCTATCCGTTCGTCTCGGCCGCGACACACGCTCGGTTCTCGGGTGATGCTCCCGCGATGCGCTTGGCGAACTCGCTCGATGCCGAGGTTCCGCTGCTGCGTCGCTCACTTTTGCCGGGGCTCATTGAGGCGACTCGTCGCAACCTCTCCCGCGGGCTCACCGACCTTGCGCTCTTTGAGGTCGGCACCGTGTTCTTGCCCGAGCGGGATAAGCGCTACGGCAGCGGCCCTTTGCCCGCTGGCAACGTTCACCCGGGAACGACCCGCCTGGTCGAGCTCGATGGAAGCATCCCGCCTCAGCCTTGGCATGTGGGCGCTCTTTTCGTGGGCAACCGAAGTGAGAAGCAGCCGGGGACGGCGGCAGTGGCCGTCTCGCTTGTCGACGCTCTCGATGCTGCACGCCAACTAGCGGCGGCCGTCGGCACGCGTTTTCGCTTCGAGCAGGGTTCGCACCCCGCCTATCACCCGGGGCGCACCGCCGAGATCTACCTCGGTGACACCGTCGTGGGAATTGCGGGGGAGCTTCTGCCGGCGCTGGCCGACGAACTCGACCTGCCGCGGGTGGTCGCGGTTCTCGAGCTCGACCTCAGCGCGGCAATCGATCAGTCGAGCCCCGACGTTGCGACTCATGCGATCTCATCGTTCCCCGCGGCAACGCAGGACGTTTCGCTCGTCGTTCCGATTGAAATCCCGGCGGCTAGCGTTCTGGCGGCGATCGAAGAGGGGGCCGGTTCCCTGTTGGAACATGCGTACCTCGTCGACGACTACCGGGGCGCCGGCATCGAGGGCGGAAGCAAATCGTTGACGTTCGCGCTCCGGTTCCGTGGTGCTGACCGAACGCTCACGGCAGCGGAGGCCTCTGAGTCACGGCTTGCCGGAGTTGCTGTGGCGACGGAGCGCTTCGGCGCGACCCTCCGCGAATAA
- the argC gene encoding N-acetyl-gamma-glutamyl-phosphate reductase: protein MSYSVAVAGASGYAGGELLRLLAAHPDITITTVTAHSNAGQPLTRVQPHLRSLDHLTLVDTTPENLAGHDVVFVALPHGKSGELTDHLGDDSIVIDCGADHRLTNEGDWGKFYGGEFYGAWTYGLPELIHADGSRQRERLVGARRIAVPGCNVTAITLALAPGIQAGLIKPEDLVAVLAVGTSGAGKSLKSHLLSSEIHGSAMPYAVGGTHRHTPEIIQNLAVAGGEGVSVSFTPVLVPMSRGILATSTASLEPGVGLADVRSTWELAYAGEPFVQVLPDGEFPKTADTLGANTALIGLAVDEAADRLVVISAIDNLVKGTAGAAIQSMNIALGLPETTGLTQNGVAP, encoded by the coding sequence ATGTCCTATTCCGTCGCCGTCGCAGGCGCGAGCGGCTACGCGGGCGGCGAACTGCTTCGCCTCCTCGCGGCCCACCCCGACATCACCATCACGACCGTCACGGCGCATTCGAACGCCGGGCAACCCCTCACCAGGGTGCAGCCGCACCTGCGGTCGCTCGACCACCTCACCCTGGTCGATACCACCCCAGAAAACCTCGCGGGGCACGACGTAGTTTTCGTCGCCCTCCCTCACGGCAAGTCCGGGGAGCTCACCGATCACCTCGGCGACGATTCGATCGTCATCGACTGCGGGGCAGACCACAGGCTCACGAATGAGGGCGACTGGGGCAAGTTCTATGGCGGAGAGTTTTATGGGGCCTGGACCTACGGGCTGCCAGAACTCATTCATGCCGATGGCAGCCGTCAGCGAGAGAGGCTGGTCGGGGCCCGTCGCATCGCGGTTCCCGGATGCAACGTCACCGCCATTACGCTCGCGCTTGCCCCCGGCATCCAGGCAGGCCTGATCAAGCCTGAAGACCTCGTGGCGGTGCTCGCTGTCGGCACCTCTGGTGCAGGCAAGAGCCTCAAGTCTCACCTTCTCTCGAGCGAGATCCACGGTTCGGCTATGCCATACGCCGTGGGCGGCACGCACCGCCACACTCCCGAAATCATCCAGAACTTGGCGGTCGCTGGCGGCGAGGGCGTTTCGGTCTCGTTTACCCCCGTTCTTGTGCCGATGTCGCGCGGGATCCTGGCGACATCGACGGCGTCACTCGAGCCGGGCGTCGGATTGGCCGATGTGCGTTCGACGTGGGAGCTGGCCTACGCGGGGGAGCCGTTCGTGCAGGTTCTGCCCGACGGCGAGTTTCCCAAGACTGCAGACACCCTGGGTGCTAACACCGCCCTCATAGGACTGGCGGTTGACGAGGCGGCCGACCGTCTCGTGGTGATCAGTGCCATCGACAACCTTGTTAAGGGCACGGCTGGTGCCGCTATCCAGTCAATGAACATTGCGCTCGGGCTGCCCGAGACTACGGGTCTCACCCAGAACGGAGTCGCCCCGTGA